Proteins encoded in a region of the Onychostoma macrolepis isolate SWU-2019 chromosome 20, ASM1243209v1, whole genome shotgun sequence genome:
- the LOC131527402 gene encoding trace amine-associated receptor 13c yields MDLSSQAYDLTQFCFPAVNNSCLKGTHHVSAQTVVYLLLVSAMIVTILGNSVVIISIAHFKQLQTPTNILVMSLALADLLLGLVVMPFSMIRSVDGCWYYGDAFCLLHTSFDLFLTSVSIFHLIFIAIDRHQAVCYPLQYPTRITIPVAWVMVMISWSMAALYSYGLVYSKANVEGLEEYSDSIYCMGSCTLLFNELWSVLDTLLTFFLPCSVMIGLYARIFVVAKKHVRTIGEANQHETENMFKSSRRSERKAAKTLGVVVGAFIICWLPFFINSLMDPYINFSTPFVLFDSFGWLGYINSTINPIIYGLFYPWFRKSLSLIITMRIFKPNSSDIKVFTA; encoded by the coding sequence ATGGATTTATCATCTCAAGCATACGATCTCACTCAGTTTTGTTTTCCTGCAGTGAACAACTCTTGTCTTAAAGGCACGCATCATGTTTCCGCTCAGACTGTGGTGTATCTTCTATTGGTGTCTGCGATGATTGTGACCATTCTAGGAAATTCGGTGGTCATCATCTCCATCGCGCACTTCAAACAGCTCCAGACTCCCACTAACATCCTGGTGATGTCTCTGGCTCTAGCGGATCTGCTGCTTGGACTGGTGGTCATGCCTTTCAGTATGATCCGTTCTGTGGATGGCTGCTGGTACTATGGAGATGCCTTCTGTTTGCTGCACACAAGTTTTGACCTGTTTCTCACATCAGTGTCTATTTTTCATCTAATTTTTATTGCAATTGATCGGCATCAAGCTGTTTGTTATCCGCTTCAGTATCCTACAAGAATAACCATACCTGTCGCATGGGTCATGGTGATGATAAGTTGGAGCATGGCTGCGTTATATTCTTATGGCTTAGTGTACTCAAAAGCAAACGTGGAAGGACTGGAAGAATACAGCGATTCAATATACTGTATGGGAAGTTGTACTTTGCTTTTCAATGAATTGTGGTCAGTTTTAGACACATTACTAACTTTTTTCTTGCCTTGTTCTGTCATGATTGGACTGTATGCAAGAATATTTGTAGTTGCAAAAAAGCACGTTAGAACAATCGGTGAGGCAAACCAGCATGAAACTGAGAATATGTTTAAAAGCTCTCGACGATCTGAACGCAAAGCAGCAAAAACTCTCGGTGTGGTCGTGGGTGCTTTTATTATTTGCTGGTTGCCATTTTTTATTAACTCTTTGATGGATCCCTATATCAACTTTTCCACtccttttgttctctttgactcattTGGCTGGTTAGGCTACATTAACTCAACCATAAACCCCATCATATATGGTCTTTTCTACCCATGGTTTAGAaaatctctttctctcattATAACAATGAGAATATTTAAACCAAACTCATCTGATATCAAGGTCTTCACCGCTTGA
- the LOC131527420 gene encoding trace amine-associated receptor 13c-like, whose amino-acid sequence MDLSSQEYDPTQFCFPAVNNSCLKGTHHVSAQTVVYLLLVSATIVTILGNLVVIISIAHFKQLQTPTNILVMSLALADLLLGLVVMPFGMIRSVDGCWYYGDAFCLLHSSLDLFLTSVSIFHLIFIAIDRHQAVCYPLQYPTRITIPVAWVMVMISWSMAALYSYGLVYSKANVKGLEDYIETIYCMGSCTLLFNALWSVLDTLLTFFLPCSVMIGLYARIFVVAKKHIRTISEANHHENESTFKSSRRSERKAAKTLGVVVGAFIICWLPFFINSMMDPYINFSTPFVLFEAFVWLGYINSTINPIIYGLFYPWFRKTLYLIITLKIFEPNSSDISVFTV is encoded by the coding sequence ATGGATTTATCATCACAAGAATATGATCCCACTCAGTTTTGTTTTCCTGCAGTGAACAACTCTTGTCTTAAAGGCACACATCATGTTTCCGCTCAGACTGTGGTGTATCTTCTATTGGTGTCAGCGACGATTGTGACCATTCTAGGAAATTTGGTGGTCATCATCTCCATCGCGCACTTCAAACAGCTCCAGACTCCCACTAACATCCTGGTGATGTCTCTGGCTCTCGCGGATCTGCTGCTTGGACTGGTGGTCATGCCTTTTGGTATGATCCGTTCTGTGGATGGCTGCTGGTACTATGGAGATGCCTTCTGTTTGCTACATTCAAGTTTAGACCTGTTTCTCACATCAGTGTCTATTTTTCATCTCATTTTTATTGCTATTGATCGACATCAGGCTGTTTGTTATCCGCTTCAGTATCCTACAAGAATAACCATACCTGTCGCATGGGTCATGGTGATGATAAGCTGGAGCATGGCTGCATTATATTCTTATGGCTTAGTCTACTCAAAAGCAAACGTGAAAGGATTGGAGGATTATATTGAAACAATTTACTGTATGGGAAGCTGCACTTTGCTTTTCAATGCATTGTGGTCGGTGTTAGACACATTACTAACCTTTTTCTTGCCTTGTTCTGTCATGATTGGACTGTATGCAAGAATATTTGTAGttgcaaaaaagcacattaGAACAATCAGTGAGGCAAACCATCATGAAAATGAGAGCACGTTTAAAAGCTCTCGACGATCTGAACGCAAAGCAGCAAAAACTCTCGGTGTTGTCGTGGGtgcttttattatttgttgGCTGCCGTTTTTTATTAACTCTATGATGGATCCTTATATCAACTTTTCCACtccttttgttctctttgaagCATTTGTCTGGTTAGGCTACATTAACTCAACCATAAATCCCATCATATATGGCCTTTTCTACCCATGGTTTAGAAAAACCCTTTATCTCATTATAACACTGAAAATATTTGAACCAAACTCTTCTGACATCAGTGTGTTCACTGTTTGA
- the LOC131527539 gene encoding trace amine-associated receptor 13c-like gives MEFLEHHCLPHWNTSCSLDFHLSYVNVFLFLYISAISLLTVCGNLLVIISITVFKQLHTPTNLLILSLALSDFLVGICVMPVESIRSISSCFYMGKLHCHIFRIIMSVLGSASLINIMLVAIDRYFVVCEPLMYMSKMTIRKTLMCISLGWSVSICYNLVPMDLGNSNLTGKIVFCLRECAVAVSNAWGPADLIVSFIAPCIIMLMLYVRILTVALRQAKAISNASKKRASQKNHKSFRKSEVKATKTLSIIVFVYFICWVPWYISMLNIKQFQKSSLSFSALLCLFYTNSCINPFIYAISYPWFKRSVKLVVSLKILQTATNQINLFPEDC, from the coding sequence ATGGAATTTCTTGAACATCACTGCCTTCCCCACTGGAATACAAGCTGTTCACTTGACTTTCATTTGAGTTATGTCAATGTATTCTTGTTCTTGTACATATCTGCAATCTCTCTGCTGACGGTGTGTGGAAATCTACTTGTCATCATCTCTATTACAGTTTTCAAGCAGCTTCACACACCGACCAACCTCCTCATCCTCTCACTGGCCCTATCTGACTTCTTGGTAGGAATCTGTGTGATGCCGGTTGAAAGCATTAGAAGCATTAGCTCCTGTTTTTATATGGGAAAGTTGCACTGTCATATATTTCGTATTATAATGTCTGTTCTTGGGTCTGCATCCCTCATTAATATCATGCTTGTAGCTATTGACCGTTATTTTGTTGTATGTGAGCCACTCATGTATATGTCCAAAATGACTATTAGAAAAACACTGATGTGCATAAGTTTAGGATGGTCTGTGTCCATATGTTATAATCTAGTACCAATGGATTTGGGAAACTCAAACCTGACAGGAAAAATTGTCTTCTGTCTAAGGGAATGTGCAGTGGCTGTCAGTAACGCCTGGGGTCCAGCTGACTTGATAGTGAGCTTCATTGCTCCGtgtataataatgttaatgttgtatGTAAGAATTCTCACTGTGGCCTTGAGACAAGCTAAAGCCATTTCCAATGCTTCAAAGAAAAGGGCATCtcagaaaaatcacaaatcatTCCGGAAATCAGAAGTGAAAGCAACAAAAACATTGAGCATAATTGTCTTTGTGTATTTCATTTGCTGGGTTCCCTGGTATATAAGTATgcttaatataaaacaatttcagAAGTCATCTCTGAGCTTCTCTGCTTTACTCTGTTTGTTTTACACTAATTCATGCATCAATCCCTTTATATATGCAATATCTTACCCCTGGTTCAAAAGGTCTGTGAAGCTAGTGGTTAGCCTAAAAATACTGCAGACAGCCACTAACCAGATTAACTTATTTCCTGAAGACTGTTAA
- the taar13a gene encoding trace amine associated receptor 13a yields MDLSSQEYDPTQFCFPAVNNSCFKGTHHVSAQTVVYVLLVSAMIVTVLGNSVVIISIAHFKQLQTPTNILVMSLALADLLLGLVVMPFSMIRSVDGCWYYGNAFCLLHSTFDLFLTSVSILHLVCIAIDRHQAVCYPLQYPTRITIPVAWVMVLISWAMIAAYSYGLLYSKANVEGLEEYIESIYCIGHCSLLFSKLWSVLDTLITFFFPCSVMVGLYVRIFVVAKKHVRTIGEANQHENENVFKSSRRSERKAAKTLGVVVGAFIICWLPFFINSLMDPYINFSTPLALFEVFVWLGYINSTINPIIYGFFYPWFRKTLSLIVTRRIFEPNSSDINVFTV; encoded by the coding sequence ATGGATTTATCATCACAAGAATACGATCCCACGCAGTTTTGTTTTCCTGCAGTGAACAACTCTTGTTTTAAAGGCACACATCATGTTTCCGCTCAGACTGTGGTGTATGTCCTATTGGTGTCAGCGATGATTGTGACCGTTCTAGGAAATTCGGTGGTCATCATCTCCATTGCGCACTTCAAACAGCTCCAGACTCCCACTAACATCCTGGTGATGTCTCTGGCTCTAGCGGATCTGCTGCTTGGACTGGTGGTCATGCCTTTCAGTATGATCCGTTCTGTGGATGGCTGCTGGTACTATGGAAATGCCTTCTGTTTGCTGCACTCCACTTTTGACTTGTTTCTCACATCAGTGTCTATTTTGCATCTTGTTTGTATTGCTATTGATCGGCATCAGGCTGTTTGTTATCCGCTTCAGTATCCTACAAGAATAACCATACCTGTCGCATGGGTCATGGTGCTGATAAGCTGGGCTATGATTGCAGCCTATTCATATGGTCTACTGTACTCAAAGGCTAATGTAGAAGGACTGGAGGAATATATTGAATCAATATATTGTATAGGACACTGCAGTCTGCTTTTCAGTAAATTGTGGTCTGTTTTAGACACGTTAATAACCTTTTTCTTTCCTTGTTCTGTCATGGTTGGACTGTATGTTAGGATTTTTGTAGTTGCAAAAAAACATGTAAGAACAATCGGTGAGGCAAACCAGCATGAAAATGAGAATGTGTTTAAAAGCTCTCGACGATCTGAACGCAAAGCAGCAAAAACTCTCGGTGTGGTCGTGGGTGCTTTTATCATTTGCTGGTTGCCGTTTTTTATTAACTCTTTGATGGATCCCTACATCAACTTTTCCACCCCACTTGCTCTTTTTGAAGTGTTTGTCTGGTTAGGCTACATTAACTCAACTATAAATCCCATCATATATGGCTTTTTCTACCCATGGTTTAGGAAAACCCTTTCTCTTATTGTTACAAGGAGAATATTTGAACCAAACTCATCTGATATCAATGTTTTcactgtttaa